From Woronichinia naegeliana WA131, the proteins below share one genomic window:
- a CDS encoding Uma2 family endonuclease, with product MSIALEIPRLPEKIVFPPGDLLSYEPPMETYLHLQQMILLLKCLEWWWRDRSDFFAAGNLTIYYSPQQRKSEFFRGPDFFVVLGTERKPRQSWVVWQEGGQYPHVIIEILSDSTAETDRGLKKQIYQDIFRTPDYFWFDPNSFEFQGFQLVGGQYQALEANEQGCLWSQQLQLFLGLENGQLRFFTPQGKLVPTAEESALRLAQKLQEMGIDPQGF from the coding sequence ATGTCTATTGCGCTAGAAATCCCTAGACTGCCTGAGAAAATTGTCTTTCCGCCTGGAGATTTGCTCAGTTATGAACCACCGATGGAAACCTATCTTCATCTTCAGCAAATGATCCTACTGCTTAAGTGCCTAGAATGGTGGTGGCGCGATCGCTCCGATTTTTTTGCGGCGGGGAACTTAACGATTTATTACAGTCCTCAACAACGTAAGTCGGAATTTTTTCGTGGGCCAGATTTTTTCGTGGTCTTGGGAACAGAGCGCAAACCCCGTCAGAGTTGGGTGGTCTGGCAAGAGGGGGGACAGTATCCCCATGTGATTATCGAAATTCTCTCTGACAGTACGGCTGAGACAGATCGGGGTTTAAAGAAACAAATTTATCAAGATATTTTTCGGACTCCTGACTATTTCTGGTTTGACCCTAATAGCTTTGAATTTCAAGGCTTTCAGCTTGTGGGTGGACAGTATCAGGCACTAGAAGCCAATGAGCAAGGTTGTTTATGGAGCCAGCAATTACAATTATTTCTAGGACTGGAGAATGGACAACTGCGCTTTTTTACCCCCCAGGGCAAACTAGTCCCGACAGCCGAGGAAAGTGCATTACGATTAGCCCAAAAGTTACAGGAGATGGGCATTGACCCCCAGGGATTTTAA